The nucleotide window GTGCGCCGGATATTAGCAGGTCTGTAGTCGATTTATCGTAAACGTCTACTTCCAGTTGGATACGGTCTTTGAATAAACCTAACTCATAACCAATATCTTTAGTGGTGGTCTTTTCCCAGGTAAGGCCGAGGTTTTCAATACCAGTAGTATAAGCGCCTAATGTTGGCGCATTATTAAAGGTATAGGCGCCGTTTGCAGTAGCATTAACCGCAATAGTTGAATACCAGTCGTAATCGCCAATACGGTTGTTACCGGTTACACCATAACTGGCCCTCAGTTTTGAATAGCTGATGAAAGGGATCTTCTTAATAAACTCTTCGTTATGCATGTTCCACCCAACACCGGCTGTTGGGAAATAGCCCCACTGTTTAGGGAATTTTGAAGAACCATCGGCCCTTAATGCTACTTTGAGATAATATTTGGATTGATAATTATAATCGGCAATGCCAAAGAATGAAGAAAGCCTGCTGCCGGTTGCAGTGGCTACCGGTGCACTTGCGATGCCCTCATCAAGGCCCGCCATACCTTCGCTTTCGTTCGGCAGGTTGGTGCCGGTATAGCCATAAGCACGACTGTGAGATGATTGCTGACTGTTGCCTGCAACTACGGTAAGGTGATGAACGTTATTAAAAGTATTTATATAGGTTAATGTATTTTCATTCGACCAAATATCCATGGTTGTTTGCAGGATCGACCCGTAAATGCCGTTAAGCCTTAACGGGTTCAACGGGCTGCCTTGCGGTGTTTTTGAGTTATAAAAACGGTCCTGTTCGGGGCGCAGCACATTTTTAATACCCGTAACTTTTAATTGCAGATGTTTTACAATATCCCAGGTAAGGTATCCGTTAACCGTCAGGTTTGCGTACGAACTATAATTATATTCATTTTCTGCAGAAATTTTGGGGTTAAGGCGAATATCTGAAGTATTGATACTTTCCGGGTCGCCATCAGATTCCAGCAGGTTATAATCAGTATTGGAACCTTGTATCGGGCGATAGGCCCATGCCCTAAACCACTGCGCGCTGGAAAGCGAGGCGACTGGTGTACTTGAAGCTTGTACGCCATAAGCCTTAACTTCCATATAATCCGCGGTGAAGCCTGTTCTGAATTTCTTGCTAATGGTTTGATCAATGGTGGCACGGCCCTGATATTTTGTGTAGCCAGTATTGATCAGCACACCTTTTTGATCGAAACTTGCCACCGACACCGAGTATTTGGTTTGTGCATTACCTCCTCTTAAAGCAACATTATTTTTAAGTATCGACCCTGTCCGTGATATTTCACCAGGCCAGTTGATGCCTTGCATATTACGGTATGATTCCAGTGTTTTACCATTAGCAAGATAATTGCTGGTCGCATCAGCTGCATTACGCTCGAATTGATATTTTACAAATTCGTAAGGATCCATCAATGGAATTTGCCGGCGAATAGATTGTTTGCCATACGAGCTTGTAAAGGATACTACCGGGCGCCCAATTTTACCTCGTTTTGTTGTTATTACAACCACACCGTTAGTACCGCGCGAGCCATATACCGCAGTTGATGCCGCGTCTTTTAATATATTTATCGATTCAATATCATCCGGGTTAAGGTTAGCGCTTTCATAGTTTTCTGTAGCAAAACCATCAATAATATATAATGGCTGCACGCTATTGTTAAGAGATGAAGCACCTCGGATTTGGATGTTCATCGTATTACCGGGCTGTCCGTCATTTGATGATACCTGCACACCGGCCACGCGGCCAGCCAATGCTTCAGCAAAGTTTGAAACAGGGGCTTTATTAATATCGGCTATCTTTACAGATCCTACAGCGCCGGTCAAATCAGCTTTTCTTACGGTTTGGTACCCTATTACCAGTACTTCGTTTATGGCAGCAGGCTGCTCCTTCATTGTGACATTAATGGTCGTTTGTTCACCCACAGCTATTTCCTGGGTTTCCATGCCTACAAAAGAAAATACCAGCACATCGGTACTTTTGGCCTTGATACTATATTTTCCGTCATTTCCGGTTGCAACTCCTGTCGTTACACCTTTAATTTTCACACTCACACCTGGAAGCGGCTGTCCGGATTCTATTACTGATCCTGTGATTGATTTTATGTTTTGTGAGAAGATTTGTTGTGGGAAAACAAAAAGCGCGAAAAGGATCATTATCATCATCCCTATACTTAAAGGACTGTTTGATCTGGGTCTTCGCATTGGCGTATAAATTTTTCGCATAATGAAATTGATTAGGAGGTTAATACTGTGTACGTACCCGTAATATGGGTAAAGTTTATGTCTACATTGTATGCTTTCTATACATGACGTTAATAAATGTATCCTAACTAAAGGGCTTATTACATTACTTTATTGCCGGTCGCTCTTATGCGTTTATTATCCTTTAACTACTTTCTTCAAACGCTCGGCATTAGCGTGTGTCTTTTCGATAGCAGACGCTATGGCGTCCATATCTGCTTTGCTTCCTAAAAGCAGGTTCTGTGTAAACCATACCGCTTCATTACATAACTGATTATTCTGGGGGCACTGGTTCCTATCCATATAATCTTTGTAATTCAGCATTTCCTTAGGATATATTTTTTTATAGTTTTTAGATTCGAAAGTTTCTTTAATAAATGGCTGATCGTTCAATGTAGTGTATCCGCTTGAACATGGGACACCCTCGGCCCTTAGTGATTCCAGGAACCCAGCGCGTGATAACCCCTTAAACTCTTCGGATTTATAGCGGAACGGAAAAAGGTGAAAAGCAGCCTGCGTTACATTGTCATAAAGTTTATAAGGCAATATACCCGGCACTTTGGCAATTTTTGCACTTAGATAAGCTGCATTTTCATTACGCGTAACTGTTTGCGCCTGCAAGCGGGCTAGTTGGGCCAGCCCAATTGCAGCCTGGTATTCTGTCAGCCTTACTTTGGTACCCTGCATCAGGCTTCCGGTATTTGGCTTTCCAACAAAACTGCCATATGGCAAACCCAGGTTCTGATAGGAGAAACACCTGTCTAAAAACGCATCATCACTACTTACAATAGCTCCACCCTCGCCTATTGGAATATTTTTTGAGTTCTGGAAGCTGAAGCATCCGGCATCGCCAATTGTCCCTACCTTTTTATGATTTATCTCGGCTAACGGCGCCTGACAGGCATCCTCAACAACAAGCAAGTTGTGTTTCTTCGCAATCGCCATAATATGATCCATGTCCGCAGGCAAGCCTAATATATGTACAGGCAATATCGCTTTGGTGCGCGGGGTAATTTTTGCTTCGATCTTATTTGGATCGATCTGGAAAGTTTGCGGATCAACATCAACAAACACCGGCATAGCACCGTTGGCTAAAATAGCTTGTACTGTGGCAACAAATGTATATGGTGGCACAAGTACCTCATCGCCCCCGCGTATGTTTAATTGATCGAGCGCGACAATTAAAGCATTAGTACCATTGGAAACTACAAGACTGCGTTTAGCGCCTAATGCTTGTGCCCAGGCCTTCTCAAATTCGGCTACTACAGAGGCCCGCGACCATACACCGCTCCTTAATACTTCAAGCACACGCTTTTCGTCTGTTTCTGGTATCCATATTGGCCATTTTATCCACCTTGAGGTATCCCAGGCGGCCTGGCCACCCAGCAATGCAGGCGTCGAGGCTGATTTTGAACCTATGGCGAAAACAGATG belongs to Mucilaginibacter boryungensis and includes:
- a CDS encoding SusC/RagA family TonB-linked outer membrane protein; translation: MRKIYTPMRRPRSNSPLSIGMMIMILFALFVFPQQIFSQNIKSITGSVIESGQPLPGVSVKIKGVTTGVATGNDGKYSIKAKSTDVLVFSFVGMETQEIAVGEQTTINVTMKEQPAAINEVLVIGYQTVRKADLTGAVGSVKIADINKAPVSNFAEALAGRVAGVQVSSNDGQPGNTMNIQIRGASSLNNSVQPLYIIDGFATENYESANLNPDDIESINILKDAASTAVYGSRGTNGVVVITTKRGKIGRPVVSFTSSYGKQSIRRQIPLMDPYEFVKYQFERNAADATSNYLANGKTLESYRNMQGINWPGEISRTGSILKNNVALRGGNAQTKYSVSVASFDQKGVLINTGYTKYQGRATIDQTISKKFRTGFTADYMEVKAYGVQASSTPVASLSSAQWFRAWAYRPIQGSNTDYNLLESDGDPESINTSDIRLNPKISAENEYNYSSYANLTVNGYLTWDIVKHLQLKVTGIKNVLRPEQDRFYNSKTPQGSPLNPLRLNGIYGSILQTTMDIWSNENTLTYINTFNNVHHLTVVAGNSQQSSHSRAYGYTGTNLPNESEGMAGLDEGIASAPVATATGSRLSSFFGIADYNYQSKYYLKVALRADGSSKFPKQWGYFPTAGVGWNMHNEEFIKKIPFISYSKLRASYGVTGNNRIGDYDWYSTIAVNATANGAYTFNNAPTLGAYTTGIENLGLTWEKTTTKDIGYELGLFKDRIQLEVDVYDKSTTDLLISGAPLAAWTGFATATQNIGSMRNRGLEISVTTTPIKTRKFTWESNFNISFNKNKIVALARGQLQTINSPSFDVSFGDMYLAELGGPVGQMYGYVWDGNYQYADFNNPAPGVYVLKPGVPTNGAATQQPGDIKYKDLNGDGTVNSLDRTVIGRGQPIHYGGFSNNFTYKNFTMNLFFQWSYGNNVYNANRIILEGNANGRTDLNQFASYENRWSPTNQDAPNYRAGGQGQVGYFSSRTVEDGSYLRLKTASLAYSVPAKYLKRFSLSALSINVSAQNLITWTKYTGMDPEVSTRGGLGVLMPGFDFSPYPQSRTIVLGVNASF
- a CDS encoding DegT/DnrJ/EryC1/StrS family aminotransferase is translated as MKNRITSTRRTFLKQSSIAGIGTVLALNAAPSVFAIGSKSASTPALLGGQAAWDTSRWIKWPIWIPETDEKRVLEVLRSGVWSRASVVAEFEKAWAQALGAKRSLVVSNGTNALIVALDQLNIRGGDEVLVPPYTFVATVQAILANGAMPVFVDVDPQTFQIDPNKIEAKITPRTKAILPVHILGLPADMDHIMAIAKKHNLLVVEDACQAPLAEINHKKVGTIGDAGCFSFQNSKNIPIGEGGAIVSSDDAFLDRCFSYQNLGLPYGSFVGKPNTGSLMQGTKVRLTEYQAAIGLAQLARLQAQTVTRNENAAYLSAKIAKVPGILPYKLYDNVTQAAFHLFPFRYKSEEFKGLSRAGFLESLRAEGVPCSSGYTTLNDQPFIKETFESKNYKKIYPKEMLNYKDYMDRNQCPQNNQLCNEAVWFTQNLLLGSKADMDAIASAIEKTHANAERLKKVVKG